Genomic segment of Candidatus Chlorohelix allophototropha:
TATCATACCCTTACCGATATTGTAGGGCGTGCTGCGCAAACTATTGGTGCAAAATATCTAGTTTTGCTGGAAGGTGGGTATGACTTAGGCAATTTGGGGAATTCTGTTTCCAATGTAGTAGCCGCAATGTTGCATTTGCCGCCTGTAGTTAGGCAAGCGCTGCCGCCAGAATTGGAATGTTATGAGGGGTTCGAGTTGGAAAGTTATATTACAGAGCTAAACAACTATCATCTTGGTAAGTGGAAATTCTAGAGGCTAAACCTGTGCAAGTGCATCTTCCAGTGTCATATAATCAAGTTTGGTGCGTCGCAGGTAATCTAAAATCTCCTGATCAAGCTCATTGCGACTAATAATCAAGCCGTGAGTTATTTCACCCATAGTTTTCAAACGCTCAATCTGCTCGGCAAATTGCTGCGCCTGTAACTCGCTCCAGTTCCCATGTCCATTATCCAGCGCCAACACTTCGATAACAGCGCGAGTGAAGGCGACGGTTATTTCTGCCCTCAATCTGCCGATTTTTTGTTCAAAGCGATTTGTATTACCCATCCTGTACCCATTACGCTGCAAGGCTATTTTTACCTCGCGGGTAAATTCTTCCGATTCGGAAGCTACCCGTAATAAAGGCAAATCATCCATAAGTTCGCTGGGATAATTTAACATCTGGCTGTGTTCAGCCCAGTATGTATCCAACAACTCTCGTAACTGGCGGACTATAAAGTTCTGAATTGAGCTTACCATCAACCATCCATCGGGTTTTGGCGGTTGCTTCAAAGCTTTGAACAAGCTATAGCTAAATGGACTATGCTTTAGCATATGCAATTGGTCAATAATCTCGGCGCTAATAATCGAACCGATGGTGAAAAAATTGGGGTTTTCTGTCAATTTTACCCGGCGTGCCAAGGCGCTACGTTCTCCGGTATATGCCATATCCAGCACTAGAACCAGATTGTTCGTATAACTACCCGAAAAGTAAGCAGCAATATTCTCAAGGCGGAGCATACTGGCAAGATCAGGAATACCCCAGTGATTAATACGACCATCGCTAGGAATTAGAAAGAGGCGATCCTGTGGGTCAAGTCCACAATGTCCGGCAAAATAAAGTAAAACGAGGTCATCTGGCTCTGGCTTTATCTCGTAGAAAAGACGTTTAAGCGCATCTATTAGACCGGAAAGTGTAGTTTGTGCCGGTTTGGTCAAAAGCTCAACCTTATCAAACGCGCCATATGCTGTATCCAAGAGGATTTCTGACATAGCACGGGCATCTACACCGGCAAATTCTAGCGAATCCCAGCCTTCCGGTAAGTTATCGTAGTCATCTATACCAACGCAAATTGCGTAGCGACCCATGGTAAACCCTAACCTTGTGAGCCAATTATATAGGATTCTGAAACCCTATTTGTTGTTGACTCATCTGAAACTGATACTAAAGGTGATTATAACACAGGTGTTTCCATCATCAAATATAAATCTATTAATATAGCGATATTAAACGTATTGACTCTATTATTTTTCGTTTTTTATTTAGTTGCTTGTGGCTAAAAATAAATAATGGAACTATCCGTTTCCACTGGATAGTTCCACCTCTGGTTCAACTAGCTTACTTGAAAAGCAACAGTTTGTGGTTATTTGTTAAGGGTAATAGTTGCACTGGCGCTGCGTTGCCCATCAACAGAACTGGCGACGATCAACCAATTACCAGGTTGCAAGTATTGTTCGTGACCTTTGTAAATTTCACGCACTAGCCAAAGTACAGTCCTACTTCCTTCTGCTGTGACTGGTAAAGGAAATCTTAATGCTCCCATCGGATTCGGAGGTGTAAACAGGATGTTAATCTTTTCATCTGCTTTGAAGCCAACTATCACAGTAGTAATATCCTGATCCAGCCGTCCCGGATTTGGGAATACTATAATAGTTGGTTTATCAACCGGTTTATCCAACCAAATGTACGTCTTAGCTACCTTACCGCTCTTTTGTCCCGTAAATGTAAAGGTGAATTTACCTTGGTCTGTAGTACTACTGTTCCATGAAATAACCAGGTTTCCATCAGGCTGCGCAGTTGTGTATCCCAGAATTCTGGAATCACCGGGATAGGTTATATCAAATAAGACAGTTTCATTGGCTGTCATAGGTGCGACTACTACCATTTCCATCCCCGCTGGACCACACTTCAGGAAGGGGTAAGCCCCTCCGGTGCTGGCTGGTAGGCTGTCACAGCCGCCAGTAGGCGCAGGTGCGGTGGTGGTTGGGGGTGCGGTTGGGACTGGGGTAGGTGTAACCGCAGGCGCATCGTATTTCTGATTGTAGCGCCAGTTGTAGTAATGCCGTCCCACGTTGCCCATCTCTACCTGAAACGCGGGCGGGTTGTCGGGCGTGAAGGTCAATACTCGGCGTTCGAACGCTTGAATCAGTACGTCCTTCGCCTGTCCTGCCAGCGTTACTTTGCCCCAATAGGCATCTGTAATCGGTAAGCCGGTTGCATCCAGCCATGGGGCTAAAGGATTGTCGCCCAGTATTGGCTGGTCGTTCACTAACTGCCCGTTCACATACACATTTCCACGTTGGTTCATAAAGGTTAGAAACACATCGGGGATATTGTGCTTCAATGCGCTGTCAAAATAGGTGTATTTGGCTTTTTTGCCAAGTTCCGCGTTGCTGCCCACATTCCCATCCTTATCAAGGGTATCGGCAACGGGCTGCCCGGTTTTATCGGTAGAGGGATTATCGTTGTTCAGGCTGGCAATTTTGGCAAAACTGGCGTAAGTTGGGCCGTTGTTGTTAGCCGGGTCACCTGCCACCGGAATATCATCGGCGGCGCGCCTAGTAATACTGGCTGCATCTCCTGTCGCTTGCTTACCGGAAATTAGCTCGCGCACCAGCAAGCCATTGGTTACCAGCGAGTTAGTAGGGTTGTTGATTTCCATGCGAGCTTTGTCGAAGTATAGTACTTGGCGAGTACCGCCGGGACTCTCGGTGTAGGGTTCGGTATTACCCGCAACCGGGGAGAAGCTATCTGGGCCCCACAACCAACTACGCGCAGGATTGGCAGTACCGTCGTTGATGGGTTTGTCGGCACGCTGCCATTTTGTTTTGAATAAATCACTGCTAAATGAAGGTTCTGCAAAAACGAAGGTAGGAGTGAAAATCGTTAGAACAAGGAGCATACTCACAAACAGATAAATTCCTCTGCTTGTTCTCAAGTGATGAGAGTGCATAAGAACCCCCTTTTTCTTTGGCTTGGCAAATTATGCCAATTCTGTTATTAACAACGCTGTTAATCCCGACCATTCCAAGGGAATTATTCGCATTATAGCAATTAAACGTAAATATACTAATAAACAAAGATTAAAATATTTTAACCTAAGCCACTATAAATGCATAATTTTATAAACTCTAATCTATTATTAATAACTCTCTTTGGATTTGCTCAGGTTATAAA
This window contains:
- a CDS encoding caspase family protein, translated to MGRYAICVGIDDYDNLPEGWDSLEFAGVDARAMSEILLDTAYGAFDKVELLTKPAQTTLSGLIDALKRLFYEIKPEPDDLVLLYFAGHCGLDPQDRLFLIPSDGRINHWGIPDLASMLRLENIAAYFSGSYTNNLVLVLDMAYTGERSALARRVKLTENPNFFTIGSIISAEIIDQLHMLKHSPFSYSLFKALKQPPKPDGWLMVSSIQNFIVRQLRELLDTYWAEHSQMLNYPSELMDDLPLLRVASESEEFTREVKIALQRNGYRMGNTNRFEQKIGRLRAEITVAFTRAVIEVLALDNGHGNWSELQAQQFAEQIERLKTMGEITHGLIISRNELDQEILDYLRRTKLDYMTLEDALAQV